TGAGGAGTGAGCTCACGGACAGTGGGGTCCTCCCACTTATAAAGCTGGCAGATCATGTGGTACAGGGGATCGTTCTCCTCGTAGTCGTTcttgaggggaaggatggtGAGAAGGACAGGAAGGACATCCTTGATGGGAACGTTCTCGCGGTGGCGGAGGATCATGCGGCTCAAGCAGCCAGTGGCATTGTCCTGAAGACGGGAGACGTTCATATGAAGGCACTGCTCCAGACGAGACAGGATGGTGGGGAACTCCTTGACGATCTGGTCCTTGGCCTCGGAATGCTCGACGAGACGGCCAACGGCGTAGGCAGCGTTGGAGCGAGTCTGAgtatcctcatcaccaaggCGGTGGACAAGGAGCTTCAGGAAGCTAGCGGTGTAGGGGGTGACAGCAGAACCCATGCCGTTGATGCACTCGGCAATGACACCGACAGCAGTGGCGCGCTCAAGAGCCTCGGTGCTGCCGGCATAGCGCATGACAGTCTTCTCGAAGACCTTCCACAGCTCGGCAAAGCTGGCGccaagagcagcagccataCCAGAGACAACATCAAGACCGGtgtcaacaacaacccagtCGAATTCAGAAGTCTCCTCACCGGCTTCGAGGGTCTCCTCTTCAGGGCCGAACTCGAGCTGGCAAGGGTGCttcttggtgatgatgtcaGTAATCATGGTGATCACGTTGTGGAGGGTGGTCTCGTTCGAGATCAAGGAAGGACCGCAGTAACGCAGGTTCTCAGCCATGTTGCGGTTGATGTCGGCGACGGTAGCACTAGTTGTCTTCTGGTTAGCTCTTGTAACCATGATGAAATCATACAGCAGAATGAATGTGTAGATAAATATCAGAAGGTTGTGAGTAAACGTGTTTCACATCATGCACGACTTTTGCGTGTCGGAGTGAGCTGGGTAAACGTGGTGATCATCATTTAAGATAGCCCGAGGGCGGGTATGAATAGGcattgaagaaagaaaattttgGAATACATACCGATCGTCTTCCTCAGTCCACATCTTGACAGTGGCGGTCATGAGAATCTCACCAAACTTCTGGACCTCCTTGGCAGGCTGGACCTGAAGGGGCAGACCAGGCTGCCACTTGGCCATCTGGCCGCTCTCCTCAGCAATGCAGTACAGCATGGCGTAGGAGCGGTGCAGGGTGCTGATGGTGCTCTTGCGGACACCCTCGTAGGGGTGCTCAGCCAAGGGAAGAACCATCTCAATGGTCTTCTCAAAGTAGGGAAGGTAGGCAGACTTGGTGTGAGTGACGAGATCACCGATCACCTCGACGGCgatttccttctccaaggaCAGAGGGGTGGTGGCAGTGATGTCATCCCAAGcgtcctcatcgtcaacatcaacatcctcgatatcaccatcctctccggtgggctcgtcatcatcatcatcggcatcggcaaCACGGACCTTGCGGCCACCAATGGTCACTTCCTGACCGATGAGATCCTTGGCAGCGGCACCAAGCGAGACATCGAGATCAGTCTCATCCTGCTCGATACAAGCAAAAAGACCCTTGACAACTCCGtcaaggaagggagagaagtgCTCAACGTAAACCTTGGACATGGCACCCCAGAAGATGTAGGTGCTCTCCTTGAGGCGGGAGTGACCAAGGTGAAGAGCTTCCTCAGTGGCGCGCATGAGGGGCTCAACGTAAGGCTGGTAGCGCTCAGGACCGGCAGCAGCGGCCATCTCACCCATGGCGTCAGTGACGCTAGCACGAAGgtcgagctcttcctcgctgtCCTTGACGGTAGCAAACTCCTGGAGGAGGTGCATGGAATCatcgaagaaggggaggaaagagtcaccagcggaggaggcgagggatCCCAGAGCTCCAGCAGCCAAGCCCTTGATACGGAAGTCGGGGTGCTTGAACAGGTTGTGAAGGATCGGGACCAGTTCACCCTGGTAAGGGGcaacatccttctcatcaagaCCATCGACAACAGCGTCAATCGCACTGATACCGGCCTTCATAATGTCAACGGTAggaccatcctcctcacccttgTACTCCTGCATGGCGCTGGCCAAGTtcttgaagaggaggggcaTAAGTCTCTCGTGCTCCTGGCTGAGGTCCTCGGCCAAGTCGTCGGCCAAACGAGCGACGGCGTGCAGAGAGGCCTGGCGAACCTTGGGCTCGGGGTCAgcaagcagctgcaggaCCATAGGGAAGATCTCCTGCATCTGAGTGCTGATGAAGTCGGGAGCACCCTCGACACACATGCCCAGAGCCATGATACCAGCGCGGCGGTAGTCGGGGTTGCCGTTGTTGAAGTACTGTCCCAGGGTCTGAAGCAGAGGCACAACAACCTGGCTGGGAGGCAGGCTCTGTGcgaggatgtcgaggagACCAAGAGCAGAAC
The window above is part of the Aspergillus luchuensis IFO 4308 DNA, chromosome 8, nearly complete sequence genome. Proteins encoded here:
- a CDS encoding putative importin beta-4 subunit (COG:U,Y;~EggNog:ENOG410PFYX;~InterPro:IPR016024,IPR021133,IPR034085,IPR040122, IPR001494;~PFAM:PF02985,PF03810,PF13513;~go_function: GO:0008536 - Ran GTPase binding [Evidence IEA];~go_process: GO:0006606 - protein import into nucleus [Evidence IEA];~go_process: GO:0006886 - intracellular protein transport [Evidence IEA]), which encodes MDQQRFLQQLQIVLNPSQGNVKEATGVLQREFYKSPESLVFLIQIATGHEDPNLRQLAAVESRTLVVKHWVSVQASQKPQIREQLLRAAVGESSSLVRHSVARVISAIAKIDLNDGEWADLPNFLLQAASTGNKEERAVSIYILLTILETLGDAFEEKFDELFQLFSKTISDPESEEVRMNTLMALSKLAMYLDSEESVAPVKAFQNLIPSMVAVLKDVITREQDDGIMQGFEVFQTLLGCDPALLTVHLKDLVIFMNELAGNVEQEEDVRTQAISFLMQCVQYRKLKIQGMRIGEQLTRTALQVVTELGDASPADDDITPARSALGLLDILAQSLPPSQVVVPLLQTLGQYFNNGNPDYRRAGIMALGMCVEGAPDFISTQMQEIFPMVLQLLADPEPKVRQASLHAVARLADDLAEDLSQEHERLMPLLFKNLASAMQEYKGEEDGPTVDIMKAGISAIDAVVDGLDEKDVAPYQGELVPILHNLFKHPDFRIKGLAAGALGSLASSAGDSFLPFFDDSMHLLQEFATVKDSEEELDLRASVTDAMGEMAAAAGPERYQPYVEPLMRATEEALHLGHSRLKESTYIFWGAMSKVYVEHFSPFLDGVVKGLFACIEQDETDLDVSLGAAAKDLIGQEVTIGGRKVRVADADDDDDEPTGEDGDIEDVDVDDEDAWDDITATTPLSLEKEIAVEVIGDLVTHTKSAYLPYFEKTIEMVLPLAEHPYEGVRKSTISTLHRSYAMLYCIAEESGQMAKWQPGLPLQVQPAKEVQKFGEILMTATVKMWTEEDDRATVADINRNMAENLRYCGPSLISNETTLHNVITMITDIITKKHPCQLEFGPEEETLEAGEETSEFDWVVVDTGLDVVSGMAAALGASFAELWKVFEKTVMRYAGSTEALERATAVGVIAECINGMGSAVTPYTASFLKLLVHRLGDEDTQTRSNAAYAVGRLVEHSEAKDQIVKEFPTILSRLEQCLHMNVSRLQDNATGCLSRMILRHRENVPIKDVLPVLLTILPLKNDYEENDPLYHMICQLYKWEDPTVRELTPQLVPIFQAVLSDEDQLEEERRAELVELVKWLNQVQPGAAPWADQL